The Chryseobacterium shigense genome segment CTTACTCCCGAACGTCTGAAAGCATCATTTGAAGCTTCAGAAAAATATAATCTTCCAAAGTATGCTGCGCTACAGCCTCATTACAATCTGATGGAAAGAGAAGGCTTTGAAAAAAATTATGCTCCGTTAGTGGAGGAATTTGGATTGAGTGTGTTTCCGTACTGGTCATTAGCAGCAGGTTTTCTTACCGGAAAATACCGCACAGAAGCTGATTTAGGCAAAAGTCAAAGAGGCGATGGCGTAAGAAAGTACCTGAATACCAAAGGTCTTGAAGTATTAAAAGCGTTGGATCAGGTAAGTGAAAAGCATCAGACAACACAGGGAACTGCAGCTTTGGCATGGCTCTTGGCCAATCCTTTAATTACGGCCCCTATTGTGAGTGCAACCAGCGCTTCCCAGCTTGAGACTTTATTCAATGCTCCCAAGCTGGTTCTGGATCAGGAAGATATTGAACTGCTTAATCAGGCAAGTAACTAATTTGAAGATAAAATACATACAATATCCGTTCAGTAGCTGGGCGGATATTTTATGCTTAAATGATTAAAGTTTTATTTGAAAAATCAATCGGAGTATTCTTTTAAAAGCTGTCTGTAGCTCATCAGAATGGAAGATTTTGAAATAAATCCGGTAAAATTATTATTCTCATCAGTTACAGGAAGATGCCAAACCCCGGTATCATCAAAGATCTGAAGAATTTCCAAGGGTTTATTTTTCCGGTAAATTACTGCAGGCGGAGCTTTCATAATTTGGGAAACCGTCATTGAATGGTCTGTTTCCGTATTAAAAAGATATGGACGGATATCATCCAAAGTTAGAATCCCTTTCAGTTTTCCGGCTTCGTCAGTTGCTGCGAAGATGTTTTTATTTCCGTTTTTCACCTGTTCAAACAACTCGGTAACTGAAGCATTTTCATTGATTGTTTCTGAATATTTATCTATAAATTCTTCAGTTTTTAAAGCAAAAAGAAGATTTTTATCGTGCTTATTGGTCAATATTTTTCCTTCGTCAGCCAAAGATTTCAGTTCAGGGGAGATTGGAGAGAACCATTTTGCAATAAGATAGGAAATGATGGATACAATCATCAGCGGAATAAAAAGATCATACCCGAAACTGGATTCGGCAATAAGGAATATAGCTGTAAGAGGGGCATAAAGAACACCACTCATTGCCCCGGCCATTCCTACGAGAACCAGATTGGTTACCGGAACTTCTGTAAAACCGATATGCTGGCAAACCAGTGCAAATAAATATCCCACCGTACCTCCGGCAAAAAGTGAAGGGGCAAAATTACCGCCATTCCCTCCGCTGAATATGGTAAAAGATGTTGCAAAAGCCTTTAAAAGACATATGAGAACTAAAAATATGATAATCGTCCATTCCCCGATTTCAAAATACCGGAAAAAACTGTTTCTGATGATAGACTGGGTGCTTCCGTTAGTAAAAGCCTTTACCGTATCATATCCTTCTCCGAACAACGGAGGAAAAAGAACGCACAACAATGACAGAACCAAACCGCCAAACATGGCTTTCCGCATCCTCGAAAGTTTTAATCCTTTGATAAAGTGTTCCACTTTTTGGGAAATGACTACAAAATAGCGCGCATACAGCCCGGTTACAATTCCCAGAATAAGATAATAGGGGACATTCTTATAATTAAAAGGTTCTCTTGTATAGAACCTGAAAAGCACATCTTCCTGCAGCAATATTCTCGACAGAAGACTTCCGCAGACCGCTGCAACTACCAAAGGAATGAAATCTGTAAAAACTACACCTGTCAAAAGAATCTCAAAGGCAAACATAATCCCGGCAATAGGCGCATTGAAGGCTGAAGCGATTCCTGCCGTAGCACCTGCCGCCAGAAGAAGGGTCCTTTCCTTATAACTCAGCCTGTAGGTCTGTGCATAATTGGAACCGATGGCAGCACCGGTAACTGCTATAGGGCTTTCCAGTCCTGCAGAGCCTCCCAACCCGACCGTTACGGCACTCTGAATGATCTGGGAATACATTTTTACGGAAGCCACGATGCTTGAATTCTGGGCAATTTCATATAAAATGGCACCAATCCCTTTCCTGTCCTGCCCCTTAAACAGGGTAAGAACAATTGCCGTAGTAAGCACAATTCCCAGGAAAGGAAAAACAATATAGAATAAGATCTGATACTCAAAATGAACCTTATGTGTAATAAAATTGTGAATGGTATGCACCAGAGTTTTCAGGACAACTCCGGCCAACCCTGCAGTACAGCCAACAAGAATCCCGGAGAGTACCAGAAACTGGTTTCTGCTGAGCCTGTTATTCAGCCAGTGGAGGATAAGCTCATAACTTCGGGCTTTTTCCAGTCCATATTCCTGAAAGTCTCTTTTAAATTTCAGAAAGCTTAAATACTTTTTTT includes the following:
- a CDS encoding chloride channel protein — translated: MKIHNKKKYLSFLKFKRDFQEYGLEKARSYELILHWLNNRLSRNQFLVLSGILVGCTAGLAGVVLKTLVHTIHNFITHKVHFEYQILFYIVFPFLGIVLTTAIVLTLFKGQDRKGIGAILYEIAQNSSIVASVKMYSQIIQSAVTVGLGGSAGLESPIAVTGAAIGSNYAQTYRLSYKERTLLLAAGATAGIASAFNAPIAGIMFAFEILLTGVVFTDFIPLVVAAVCGSLLSRILLQEDVLFRFYTREPFNYKNVPYYLILGIVTGLYARYFVVISQKVEHFIKGLKLSRMRKAMFGGLVLSLLCVLFPPLFGEGYDTVKAFTNGSTQSIIRNSFFRYFEIGEWTIIIFLVLICLLKAFATSFTIFSGGNGGNFAPSLFAGGTVGYLFALVCQHIGFTEVPVTNLVLVGMAGAMSGVLYAPLTAIFLIAESSFGYDLFIPLMIVSIISYLIAKWFSPISPELKSLADEGKILTNKHDKNLLFALKTEEFIDKYSETINENASVTELFEQVKNGNKNIFAATDEAGKLKGILTLDDIRPYLFNTETDHSMTVSQIMKAPPAVIYRKNKPLEILQIFDDTGVWHLPVTDENNNFTGFISKSSILMSYRQLLKEYSD
- a CDS encoding aldo/keto reductase, with product MEKRKIKNTDLSVAPVNFGGNVFGWTLDERQSFDILDQFTDAGFNFIDTADTYSWWVNGKGGQSEEIIGKWMKNRSNRQDIVLATKVGSETKEHGFDISKKHILKSVDESLQRLQTDHIDLYYTHFDNHTTPVEETLSAYDEIIKAGKVRYIAASNLTPERLKASFEASEKYNLPKYAALQPHYNLMEREGFEKNYAPLVEEFGLSVFPYWSLAAGFLTGKYRTEADLGKSQRGDGVRKYLNTKGLEVLKALDQVSEKHQTTQGTAALAWLLANPLITAPIVSATSASQLETLFNAPKLVLDQEDIELLNQASN